Genomic DNA from Peribacillus sp. FSL H8-0477:
ATTCTTTTATTTCTTCCCGGTATAAATTTTCTGTTTTGTATTTACTAACTAAACATTCGCAAACGTTGACTAACTGATGTATTTCTTGGGTTGAAAATAGTTTATCACCATATTGATCTAACCCTATAAGTAAATCGAAAGGTCCGATTTCTCGATTTCTTTTAAAGTGTTTTTCTTTATATCTTTTTACGTAATCTTCCTCATTTTGAAGATACCTCTGCAACACTTCTGTAAATTTTACAGATTCTTCTCTAAATATAGCTTTTTTCTTATTTGTCATATAGAAATCAATTCCCACACTAGTATCCATTCATTGCGCACCCTTCCATATTTTAATAGTATATCAGTCTTTCCCTCCCCACATAGTAAAAAAGCAATTGCTTTAATTTCGCAATCGCTGTTGTTATGTACATGTATTCTTTATCCTAAATAAGTAATCTGAGCATCTTGCTTTTTAGCTCTAATGATAACTTTTGCCACCAATTGTTCAGGCTGTTTCCCGTAGCTGGACTGAATTTCCTCAAAAAGGTGCTTCACAATGATTTCAATATTCTCTAAAGTAGTTTCTTTTGGCAGATATTTAGTTCTTGCAATCTCAAACCTTTTGTACGAGCCTTCATAATCTGAGATTGTCTCTTCGCCAAACGCGTTTACTTCAAATTCTACTTTAATTTCAGCATCCACCAGTACTCCCCCTTATATTCTACTATCATACAATACAACACCATAATAACCCATTTTTTGACTTATAGTTAAAAGAGCCGCTCATAGTTGAACGGCTCTTAATCTTGTAAATTCTTTCACTCTATTAAAAAGCGACGGGAAGGGATTTTAACCCCTGTGAGCTCAGCATGAATTGCCAGTTAACGTCCTCCCTTGGGATACTGAGATGCAAGTTAGGCATACGTCTCAGCAGGGTGGAAAACGCAACGTCTCCTTCGACGCGGGCTAATGGCGCTCCCAAACACATATGGATGCCTTGTCCAAATGCCATATGACGTTTGATTGAACGCGTAAGATCCAGTTCCTCTGGGTCCGAAAACTGGAGTTCATCTCGATTTGCTGATTTCAATACGGGAATCACCATATCTCCCCTTTTGATTTGCTGTCCTGCTATCTCGATATCTTCCGTAGCAAACCGCGGTCCTGCCATGGTGGAAGGCCCATTGAAACGCAGCAATTCTTCTACAGCTCCAGGTATCAGGTTGAGGTCTTTTTTTAGTTTCTCCAGCTGCTCGGGATGATCAAGTAACATTAACGTGCCTGTTGCGATCAGATTCGAGGTAGTCTCATGACCAGCAAAGATCAATAGGGAGATCATCGAAATTAGTTCCGATTCGTCGAGTTTATCTCCCTCTTCTTCAATAGCAACCAACTGACTGATTAAGTCATCTGCTGGATGCTTCCGCTTCTCGGCCACAAGCTGCACAATGTATTCCCCAAAAGCTCGAATCTGCTCTGCAACTCCCGGTTCTTTTCTTCCTAGGCCTAGACCGTGCGCAATGGCCTCTGACCAGACCCGAATTTGAGCCTGGTCTGCTTTAGGCACCCCGAGCATTTCAGAAATGACGTTGATTGGCAAGGGATAAGCATAGTCCTTAACAATGTCAAACTGTTCTTTATCTTCTACCTGGTCAAGTAATTCGTCAGCAATCTTTTGAACGAGAGGACGCAGGCTTTCCATGTATTTAGGCGTAAAGGCTTTGGATACCAACCTGCGCAATCGTCGGTGATCAGGTTCATCGACAGAAAGCATGGATTTAGCATTAAGGAAAGTTGGGGGAGCAGATGGATCCGCATTGCTTTGCATCAGATTATTGTTACCATCGATGGAGCCTCCGTCTACAGTAAAGTGGGCATGATCTTTTAAAACCAGCATGGCTTCTTCCATACGGGTAACCATCCATGTTTGGCCTTTTATCGCAGCAATCGGGGAAGGAATAGGAATAACGGCCCCCATTGTCCGCATCTTGGAGAATATCGCAAATGGGTTTTCAACACTTTCCCCACTAAATACGTTTAAAATAGATTGATCTGTTGCGTTTTGTTCTTGTTTTTTCATAACTATCATCCTTTCCTTTATGGGAGTGGATCGTTTTCATTTAAATAGGTCTTTTTTTTGATCATTCTTACCAAATTCGCAGATTAAATTTACACAGTGTTGTATAATTTACACTGTATAAATGAGAGTATAAAGATAAGTTAGCACCTTTTCAAGCGACAAACTTCCTAAAAGCGTATAGTAATCTCTATAAATACTGTTTATATAGAAGAAAGGAAAGAGAGAAAATGACGGAAAAGAAAAAACTTCACACCGACCCTCGCATACTTCGGACAAGACAATTAATAAAAGATGCGTTTGTTGAGTTACTTGAGGAAACCGATCTTCAGCAAATTACGGTTAATCGGCTAGCGGAAAGAGCCACAATCAATCGAGTTACTTTTTATCTGCATTTTCGTGATATTCCAGATATGTTAGAAAAGATGGCAAACGATATGATTGACGACATTTCAACGGTATTTGAAAAAACACCAACAGACCACCCATTCTCTGAAGAAGACAGTTGGAAAATACTTGAAAACTTACTACAGCATATCGCTGACCATTCCAATTTTTATAAGAACTTCCTTACTTCTAAGAAAGTTCCTATCTTCAGAGATCGGCTGACCCTGTTTTTACGGGAGAAAATCGTGACGAAGATAGATGAAAGCGGAAGACGAGTTCAATTAACTGATATCGTAAAAGAAGATATATTAATATGGTACGAAACGTCCGCTTTAATTGGCACAATCGTTTCGTGGCTTCAAAATGATATGCCCTATACACCAAGTTTTCTAGCACAACAATTCGCTTTGCTTCACCATAGGGCGTTAAATGTAGAACGTTAATCATTTAAAGTACAACGAAATCTTGCTATCTGCATTGATCTCTAGAAGGTTTTACTACTAAAATCTGTTTCCGTTCAGGAAACTGAACGGATTATCTTGTAGATGAAAATAAATTAGTTACTGTTCATTTTTATGTATGATGCAATAACATTTATATTGAAAAATCTTACGTTAAGAAGGTCGTTAATCGGCAGCCTCCTATAGCGAATGCATCATTTAGTTCAAAAGCTAATTTTCCAGGTATTCATTCCTAAGAATTGAATACATTGCAATATCTCTAAACTTTCCTTTAATAAAGTATTTTTCTCGTGATACTCCTTCTAATTTCATCCCTATTTTTTGTAGAACTCTTTGTGATTGACTATTTTCTACCATACAAGGAGCCTTGATTCTATTTAACTTCATTTTATTAAAGCCAAATTCCTTTACTTTGGCAGCAGCTGCAAGAATTATTCTGTCGCCCCAATGATCCTTGGAGAGAATAAAACCTAGTTCGGCTCTAAAATTTATAGGAAACCATGCAACAAAATCAATGGTACCAATTACTTTTTTTGTTTGTTTAAATTCAATAGCCCAAGGTGCTATTTTTCCTTCTTGGTATTGTTTATCGATCAAGTTCAAAAATTCGTATGTATCTTTAATCGTATTGTGGGACTCCCACGGAACGAATCTCGATACATCTGGTTCCGATGCATACTCAAACATATCTTCTGCATCACCTATTGCGAATTTGCGTAGTAATAGACGGTCTGTTGATAGGGTTTGCAATTCCCCATAAATATCTTTTACTTTCATATAATTTTTCTCCTTTTGTTATCCATCAGAATAAATTTTGTACCCTAAGCAAATTAAGACATAAGTATAGCTATTCGTACTCTTCTTTTGAGGAGTTAGTCCAGAAATGACGGTATATCGATTCATGACAATAAAGAAATAGAGAGGATTTCTCCTCTCCATCAAAGTCTAACTTTTTGGATCACCACAAATTGACCGCCTTCTTATGACGCTAACGCCCCTGTTAGCCATCCATGAAGCGTGAAAAATCAGAGCGAATTTTTACCCATTCTTCACATCTACCAATTTAAAACGCTCACACACAAGGAGCATGTCTTCCGAAAATTCACGTCCGATTGTGTTTAACTCGTTTCTGAAGAACTTTTCATGAGCTTCCCACCAATATTTGTAGGTTTTATCTCCTTCACCTTCTGCACTAGCGAACTCTTCAGTGACTTCATTCATAGGAGTTAGCGTAACCTCCACTGTCTTAATAATTGCTACAGGTTGATCATCGCTGTTTAAAATAATGCTATAATCATCTTTTGCTGGTAGTGGTTCATTCTCCAGTTCATAAAAAGTATATCCTGAGCATGTTGCAGTTTTAATTCCATCTATCACTAATTGTGCGAGATAATCAGGATCAGCCCCGAATTGCCATGCACTAACAGACTGAGGTTGATTTTGATTCTTCCAATATTCATTCCAGTACTTCTGAGTCGCCTGATTCATACTATTCCTCCATATACATCTATTATTTTAGTAACATTCTATCAAAAATAGTTTAGCTAATCTAAAATACATTCCATTAATTGGATCAATCATTGAATAAAAAGGCACTCTTAACTAGCCTCTCTATAGTTAGACAAGGATATTTTTTATCAGAATTTGAATGTATGATTATGCTAACATAGTACATTCAAACAGGCTGCCAAGTGGCAGCCTGTTTCTTTCGTTAAGTTAAGATAACCCTTGATCTCGGAAGCTGGAATTGGTCCGGATTTTTTTACTATAACTCCGGCTACACAGTAGTTTCTGAAGTATTATTCCCTTGCATATGAACGTCTCCAGGGTAAAATACTAGTACAAATGTTCGTATTGTGGGATAATAAGATTCGTATAGACGAATAATAAAATTATCTTAAAACAAAGGGGTTTTGCCTTATGAGTCAACGAATCGCCTATAATGATGTTGCGCCCGATGGTATTAAAATTATGATGGATATGGAAAAGTACACGAAAACATCTTCTATTAATCAAACTACTAGAGAGTTGATTAAAATTAGAGCTTCTCAAATTAACGGTTGTGCCTTCTGTATCAATATGCATACATCCGATGCTCGTAAGATGGGTGAAACTGAACAAAGAATTTATTGTTTAAATGTCTGGGAAGAATGCGATTTTTATTCACCTGACGAAAAAGTTGCTTTGGAACTTACTGAGCATATTACCTTAATCCCAACAAAACGAATTCCTGAGGACTTATACAAGCGTGTCCGAGAACATTATGAAGAGAAACAATATGTTGATCTAGTTCTTATTATTAATCAAATAAACAGTTGGAATAGAATCTCTATTGCAATGGGCAATACAGCAACTGAGAGTTAATTTTCTTAATGAACACCCAACGGTGTTCTTTTTTTCTTCAATTTGAATGTATGATTTGTGTAATTATCATACATTCAAATCCTTGATTTCATTGACTTTCTCCGCATTCTCTCTTTATACTAAAAAAAGAGAAAAAATTGTACATTCAAATCGTTGAATGCCAAGGGTTTCAAGAACCCACTTTTGAATAACAATAGAAAGGTCGAGAAAACATGAAACCAAAAACAGAGACTTCATATCAATTATGATGTAGATCTGGTGAGGTTTGGATTAATAAATAATAACGAAGAAAAGGTGTCTCATTAATTTCGGGAAACCTTTTTTTCGTTATCTTTTTGTGTAAAATTACTATCTATTCGGACTTAACAAGAATTTTCACTTGACTTCGCTCTTTTAGCAAAGCTTCAAATCCTTCTTCAATCACTTCGTCCAGTTTAATTCTTTTTGTAATAATTTTTTCAGCTGAGAAATATCCCTGTGCCATTAAACTGATCACAGCAGGGAAAATATCACGATACCCTATTATCCCTGTAACTATACGTTCATTTAGAACGATATCGTTTGGATGAATGGAAGCTTTCTTTTCAAAAATACTGACAATCATTGCTTGCCCGCCAATTTTTGTGGAATTGATTGATTGTGTCAAGACTGCATCAATACCTGATACTTCAAATGAAACATCCACTCCACCATTTGTTCGTCTCCGAATTTCTTTAACAACATCAACTTCTTTTGGATCTAAGACAATGGCACCGAATTCGGCTGCTTTTTGTTTTCGTTCTTCAGAAACTTCACTCACATAAATTTCAGTTGCACCTGCTGCTCTTAAAGCTTCAATAATTAATAAACCAATGGGGCCAGCTCCAAAGACAGCTGCTTTCTCCCCCACATTTAATGCACTTTGCCGTACAGCATACAAAGCAACAGCAGAAGGTTCTACTAATGCTCCTTGTTCAAAAGAAACGTTTTCAGGAATCTTATGTAACATCACTTCAGGTACTGCTGCATACTCCGAAAAACCACCGCCTCCCCCAGCTAAGCCATAGAAGCCCATTTTCTCACATAAGTTGTATTTACCTTGTTTACAGGCTTCGCATACACCACAAGCATATATTGGCTCCACTACAACTCGATCACCCACTTGAAATTTTGTTACATCTTCTCCAATTTCTACAACCCGCCCGGAAAATTCATGTCCCATAACAATAGGAGCTTTATCACCACTTAATGGATGCGTCTCAGTGGGAATAAAAATTGGTCCAGCCGTATATTCATGTAAATCACTTCCACAAATCCCACACCATTCAACTTTAATTTTTACTTTATCTTTCTGTGCCGTTGGTTCTTCAATGTTCTCTAATTTTAAATTTTTTACACCGTGCCATCTCAATGCTTTCATATTTTTTATCTCCTTTAATAAATTAAAATTATCAACCTCAGTTTTTATTGTTAGATTAATCCTTTAAGTTAATACATTTTTTATGCGATCCAACGTGCTACGTTGACGGGGTGGTCGGCGCATAGCCATAAAACTATGCCAAAAATAATAAAAACTTTAAAAGCCTCGAATACGGATGTAATCGTAAACCATCCACTTAATAAAAGAGTTGAAAATAACAGCTAGTTAACATAAATCCCAATTATCGGTATACCGAAGATTTCAGTATCTTTCAGGTGCTGTTATAGCATTTTCCTAAAAAGAACAAATAGGCCACTAACATTAGTGGCCTATTTACTACACTATTAAATTGAATAAAGAAAGAAAATAAATAAAGCTATAGTTACACAAATGATTGCTGCTGTTTTAGATTGTTTAGTAATACGTTCATCATTTTTATGTAAGTTTTCAAAAAATGTAAGTGTAAAGTAGAAACCCAAAACCATTAGTAATGTTAAAAGTATGACTACCCAAATTCCCATTCATCTATCACCCTCCTATAATATTACACAAGACAACCCAATTTAAAAGGTAATAAATTGACAGTTAACATAATTCAACTTATCGGTATACGAATGGGAGGCGATTTTTCAATGAATAAAAAAGAAGAACAAGAATTAAATGAAAGATTAAATCGTATTGAGCAGCATGAACGATTACGTAAAGCAGAAGGAAAAGAACAATATAAGGATACGTCAAAGGAGATCGAGTCATTGTCTATACAAATGATAAATAAGCTTTGGAGTTCTCGGAGGTTGAGACATGTTACACGATTAAAAGGTAATTATAGTCTTCTAAATAAACCTGTACCAGTAATCACCTCTCTATATTAAGATGTTCAGAAGATATTGGTCTATTATAGATTAAATTTATCCACAGCTTCAATTTCCGCAATCTCAATTAACCTCGTCTCCTCCCTCCTTCTGTTTTAAAAAAAGATCCCATGCAATTCCTCCTTAAAAATAAATATCAGAAAATTTCGTTAATGTGTTGATAAATTCTTAATTGTCTTTATAATTAACTAAAATCATATAATCCTTACCTACTTACTTGTATTTAAATTCATAATTTAGAAAGGTGCTGAAAAAACGTATGCACGAACTAAAGATTGATTTCAATCAGGAGCTTTTGGATTCTTTTGAAGAAATCGTTTCCTGGAGACGGTATCTCCATATGAATCCAGAGATTTCTTTTCAAGAAGTCGAGACTCCAAGGTTCATAGCCGAAAAGCTGAGAAGTTTTGGGATTGAGGTCCATGAGAACATTGGAGGAAACGGTGTTGTTGGAATCATCAAGGGTGCTTCTCCAGGTAAGACCATTGCCTTTCGAGCTGACTTTGATGCCTTACCCATTCAGGATGAAAAAGAGGTTCCCTATAAATCTACGGTTAATGGTGCCATGCATGCCTGCGGTCATGACGGTCATACGGCTGCCTTGCTGGGGGTGGCAAAGGTACTTAGTCGTAAGCAGCATGATTTAAGCGGAACCCTCGTTTTGATCTTTCAGCCTGCGGAGGAAAAGCCCCCTGGTGGTGCAAAAGCGATGATTGATGACGGGGTATTGGACGGGGTCGATTACATCTTTGGCGGGCATTTGGCTACAGATGTACCTATTGGTAAAGTAGCCATACGTTCTGGCGCTTCTATGGCTTCTGTTGATGCCTTCAAAATCACCCTTCAAGGCAAAGGCGGGCATGGAGCAAAACCGCATTCGACGGTGGATGCGGTCGCAATTGGCAGCGAACTCGTTAGTCATCTGCAACAGATTGTTAGTCGGCGCGTAGATCCGATGGAACCAGCTGTTGTGACGGTCGGCAGTTTTCATGCCGGCAATGCGTTCAATATTATCGCAGATACCGCCGTGCTTGAAGGAACGGTTCGCGCGCTTAACAGCGATGTCAGAATACAAATTGAAGAAGAAATCCGCCGGATATTGGACGGTTTCAAAACTGCTGACCGTATCACGTATACATTAGATTATCTGAACGGCTATCCAGTACTTGAAAACCATCCGGAGGAAACCCAGCTTATTGAACAGTTAGTAAAAGAGAACCTTTCTCCTGAAGCTTTCGTTGAGAAAAAAGTGGTCCTTGGTGCTGAAGATTTCGCTTACTATCTTCAACATCGACCAGGCGCCTTCTTTCATGTAGGTGCTCGAAATGAAAATCCTGCGACCCATTTTGCTCACCATCATCCTCGTTTTGACTTTGATGAGCAGGCAATGTTGGTTCAGGGACAGGTGTTTCTACTGCTTACAGCCCATTATTTACTATAGATTAAAGAAGGAGAGCGTACACATGACATTCAAATTAGATCATATCGTACACTTCGTAAAAAGCCCAGAGGATGCCATTATATCGTATCAAGAAAAGGGTCTGCATGCTGTTGAAGGTGGACGGCATGAATCCCTAGGTACATACAATGCCCTAAGTTATTTTGGATTAAGTTATATCGAGCTGATTGGTGTATTTGATCAAGCACTGGTAGAGCGTTCAGCTGAGGCTCCTTATAGCCTAAGAGAAAGTATTGTGAAAAGACAATTTGCCGAGGGCTTAGCACGGGTGGCTCTTCGTTCCACGGATCTAGAAGCGGACGCAAAGAGATTCCGGGACCTTGGCCTAGACGTTTACGGCCCATCCCCGCTTAGTCGGAAACGTCCTGACGGCAGTGTTGTCAGCTGGAAACTTCTTTTTGTCGGTAAACCGGATGAACAACCTGATCTGCCGTTTTTTATACAATGGGATGAAGACGACGATGAACGTACAGAAGATCTTTCGAAGCGAGGTGTAATTGCGCCTCATCCTGCTGGTAACGTTGAACTTACGTCCGTATCTTTTGCGGTAAAAGATTTAGAAAGTGTTATCGAAAGATGGTCCGCCTATCTTGGGTTAGAAGCTGAGGAAGCATTCGTTGATACGCATTTAAACGCGAAAGGACAGCGTTTGAAATTGGGAGGCGGCGACCTTATTTTTTATCGTCCGATTGGGGACGGTATTGTGGCTGCAACCATTAAAGAACATGGCGAAAAACCATTTTCACTTGAATTCTCGGGTACTGATCAAGAAATTGAATTCAGCTTGTATGACGCAGCCTACAAATTCACTAAATAAAAGGAGACTACACGAAAATGACTCATACAAAACGACTGGTTACCGGATTACTTCTTCTTCTCTCTGCCGTCTTATTGCTAGCAGCTTGCGGTAAAGATTCAAGCGAATCCGTTTCAGGTAGCAGTGAGAAGAAGGTTATTAAGATTGGGTACCAAAAAGGAAATACCTTAAATATCTTGAAAGAAACAGGCTATTTGGAAGATGCACTCAACAAAGAAGGGTATAAAGTTGAATGGAAAATGTTTACTCATGGAGGTACGTTATTAGAAGGTCTATACTCAAAAGCCATTGATTACGGCCATGCTGCTGACGGTTCCGCTATCTTTGCTCAAGCAAGTGGAAAGCCCCTCGTTTATGTCGGGGCTGATGCACCGAACCCTGAAGGTGTCGGACTCATGGTATTAAAGGACTCAGGAATTACTTCCGTTGAACAATTAAAAGGGAAAAAAATAGGCGTACTGAAAGGCGGTAATCATCATTATTTGGCCATCCTTGCCCTTGAAAAAGCCGGTTTGACCGCAGATGATGTGAAATGGGTTTACCCGGAAGATGCTGCACAAGGACGTGCAATTTTTGAAACCAACCAAGTGGATGCCCTTGCTTCCTACGATCCTTTTTTCGCAAGTGCGGAAACGGAGCTTAACACCCTTACCTTTACCGAAAATGTTGATTATGACTATCCAAACCGAACATTCTACTTTGCTACACCGCAATTTGCAAAAGAACACGCTGAACTGGTGGATCTTATTCTAGAAGCTACGGATAAGTCGGATAAGTGGGCGAACGAGAACAAAGCAGAAGTGGCCAAACTATTATCGTCTAGTATTGGCATTGATGAGAAAATCACGACTAAACAAGTGAACCGCCGTACGTTTGGAGCAGGTCCCATCACACAGGAAATCATTGATGCACAGCAAAAACAGGCGGATAAATACTTTGAGATCAAGTTAATTCCTAAGAAACTAGATGTTTCTGTTGATATGCCTCTTGGAGAATAACAACTAAACTTTGTAAAGGAATGAGCCATAATGAGAAAAAAATGGATATATGGATTTCAACCTTGGGTGATTCCTCTTGCACTTTTATTAACCTGGCAGGTGACCGCTTCATTGAAACTTGTCACTCCCTCACTATTCCCGTCACCCATTACCGTTTTGCTTACGTTCTGGGAGTTATTGATAAGTGGTGAATTAGTGCGGCATGTGTTTGCAAGCTTATGGCGAGCAGGGATCGGGTTATTGATCGGCGGATTAATTGGTTTTGTGCTCGGTATACTTAATGGATTATCGGCTACATCCTATAGATTCCTAGATTCAACGATTCAAATGATGAGGAATATCCCCCATCTCGCCTTGCTGCCGCTGGTCATCGTCTGGATTGGGATTGATGAAGGAGCCAAGATTTTCTTAGTCATTATCGGCGTCCTTTTCCCAATTTATATCAATACCTTTCATGGCATCCGCAATGTCGATCATGACTTAGTAGAGATGGGAAAAATGTATAAACTTAAAGGGTGGAGGCTTTTCAAAGACATTCTTCTTCCAGGCGCACTCCCTTCTATATTTGTCGGACTTCGTTACGCACTTGGTGTGATGTGGCTGACCTTAATCGTCGCTGAAACAATTCCGACAGAAGTTGGTATTGGCTACCTAGCAACGAATGCTCGTGAATTCATGCAGACAGACATTATTATATTGAGCATTATCATCTATGCCTTACTAGGGAAAATTGCCGATATCATTGCACAAATCGGAGAAAAATGGTCGTTAAAGTGGAATGTAAGCTACAACAAAGAGTTATAAGGGGATGAGTGCGTAAGATGGAAAATCTAAAACGAAGAGCTGCCGACCATTCTATTCAAATAGACATTGAAAAGGCAAGCAAGTCCTTTGGTGAAAAAGAAGTTTTAAAAGATGTGACGTTAATGATTAATAAAGGAGAATTCATCGCCATTATCGGAAAAAGCGGCAGCGGCAAAAGTACGTTATTACGGCTAGTCTCAGGTCTTGAGACGCTGACAGAAGGAGAACTGCGATTTAACGGTGCCCCTTCCACTCAATCTACCTCGAACATCACTATGATGTATCAGGACTCGAGACTGCTTCCTTGGAAAAAAGTGAAAGAAAACGTCGGGCTTGGCCTTGATGGGAACTGGGAGGATAAAGCTGAAAAGGTGTTAGATGCAGTCGGATTATTGTCCTTTAAAGATGTTTGGCCGTCTAAACTTTCTGGCGGTCAAAAACAACGTGTAGCGTTAGCAAGAGCACTTATCCATGAGCCCTCTCTTTTACTACTTGACGAACCGCTCAGTGCACTTGATGCCTTAACTCGTTTGGAAATGCAGAATTTAATTGAAACCATTTGGAGTACGTCAGGTTTTACCGCCCTGCTTGTTACACATGACGTTCGAGAAGCCATCCGATTGGCCGACCGTATTGTACTCATAGAGGACGGAAGCATCGCGATGGATATCAAAGTACATGCTGCTAGACCTCGGCATATGTCCGAAAATAAATTAACCCTGTTAGAAGAAGAAATTCTCGATCGTATCATAAACGGGGAGAGGAATCATCCACGAAAAACGTCAAATTTATAACCATAGAAGGTTGTCGAGGTTTCTCGACAACTTTTTTTAGCTTTCCTAGTATCCATTTTTACAAACCAGTGACTTTCCGGTATTTTAACAAAAGGAAGCGTTTGTTTGTTATAATACGTGCAGGATACTGAGAAAGGAGTTACACCATGTCGATTCCTATTTTTATTCTTGGCTCGTTAGCCGAACAAAATAATTATGCTTATTCCATTTATAAAGGTGCCGCAGAAACGTTGGCGATTGTCCAAGTAAGCGGTTTAACCGAAAGTAAGTTATATTATCATTTCGAGGCGCTTCATAAGCGTGGTTACGTTGAAACGGTGGAAGTTCTGAAGGATCCCAGACGGCCTGAAAAAACGATGTACCAAATTACTGATGCCGGTCGATTAGAGCTTGAAAAGAAGATTTATACAATTTTTAAACAGTCAACCGATGTCGGGGAGCTTTATTCAGCACTTATTTTTATTAAACATGTAGAGATCGATGAAGTTCTC
This window encodes:
- a CDS encoding ABC transporter permease subunit, which gives rise to MRKKWIYGFQPWVIPLALLLTWQVTASLKLVTPSLFPSPITVLLTFWELLISGELVRHVFASLWRAGIGLLIGGLIGFVLGILNGLSATSYRFLDSTIQMMRNIPHLALLPLVIVWIGIDEGAKIFLVIIGVLFPIYINTFHGIRNVDHDLVEMGKMYKLKGWRLFKDILLPGALPSIFVGLRYALGVMWLTLIVAETIPTEVGIGYLATNAREFMQTDIIILSIIIYALLGKIADIIAQIGEKWSLKWNVSYNKEL
- a CDS encoding ATP-binding cassette domain-containing protein, translating into MENLKRRAADHSIQIDIEKASKSFGEKEVLKDVTLMINKGEFIAIIGKSGSGKSTLLRLVSGLETLTEGELRFNGAPSTQSTSNITMMYQDSRLLPWKKVKENVGLGLDGNWEDKAEKVLDAVGLLSFKDVWPSKLSGGQKQRVALARALIHEPSLLLLDEPLSALDALTRLEMQNLIETIWSTSGFTALLVTHDVREAIRLADRIVLIEDGSIAMDIKVHAARPRHMSENKLTLLEEEILDRIINGERNHPRKTSNL
- a CDS encoding PadR family transcriptional regulator produces the protein MSIPIFILGSLAEQNNYAYSIYKGAAETLAIVQVSGLTESKLYYHFEALHKRGYVETVEVLKDPRRPEKTMYQITDAGRLELEKKIYTIFKQSTDVGELYSALIFIKHVEIDEVLSIFGANIDKQKKRWTPSLKDKVPQEVLNKNKHLPFIVEHATSYIDFRIEWLERLFTYIKSLQS